One Phaseolus vulgaris cultivar G19833 chromosome 2, P. vulgaris v2.0, whole genome shotgun sequence DNA window includes the following coding sequences:
- the LOC137811436 gene encoding protein SPIRAL1-like 5, whose protein sequence is MSRGESSGGGQSSLGYLFGSEEQQNQPQPTATVPLPPYGVEIDNTMLPHAVNPPNTQLVVTNNRSQGHHLGNIVTDRPSTKVKSVPGGHSSLGYLFGDK, encoded by the exons ATGAGTAGAGGTGAAAGTTCTGGTGGTGGACAAAGCTCTTTGGGATATCTATTTGGGTCAGAAGAACAGCAAAATCAGCCTCAACCCACAGCAACAGTTCCATTACCACCCTATGGCGTTGAAATCGACAACACCATGCTCCCTCACGCTGTTAACCCTCCTAACACCCAACTTGTTGTCACAAACAACCGATCTCAAGGCCACCACTTGGGAAACATTGTAACT GATCGGCCATCAACAAAAGTCAAATCGGTACCCGGTGGTCATTCATCGCTTggatacttgtttggagataagTGA